One segment of Alistipes finegoldii DSM 17242 DNA contains the following:
- a CDS encoding DUF4133 domain-containing protein codes for MLVESRVRREVQARFGGEFLETYRRNTARHRVLSLRLTAQYLVLFVAGLLGVFVCFAGMYMSGVPQGLCILFALTAGLAVTGGTFYLNRRFGPHGLQKLMASRRHPRRIVHRRAVGRLLRFRRTVKL; via the coding sequence ATGTTAGTGGAGAGCCGTGTGCGCCGAGAGGTGCAAGCACGGTTCGGAGGCGAGTTCTTGGAAACCTACCGTAGAAATACGGCAAGGCACCGGGTTCTTAGCCTACGACTCACGGCGCAGTACCTCGTGCTGTTCGTCGCGGGGCTTCTGGGCGTCTTCGTCTGCTTCGCCGGAATGTACATGAGCGGCGTCCCGCAGGGCCTGTGCATCCTCTTCGCCCTCACGGCCGGCCTTGCCGTCACGGGCGGCACCTTCTACCTGAACCGCCGTTTCGGCCCCCACGGGCTTCAGAAGCTCATGGCCTCGCGCCGGCATCCGCGGCGCATCGTTCACCGCCGGGCCGTCGGGCGGCTGTTGCGTTTTCGTCGAACCGTAAAACTGTAA
- a CDS encoding DUF3876 domain-containing protein, whose product MKQLLWICAGILLTFTAVLGAFHLFYDYEYRKIRPLCGAWHSTLDDTRLVIEPCGDKFRITITRRGTSETHALHYKDCVYYTAYGGRRIDLFYTPPADALLLVPGDAFKRTSKLKNNEQ is encoded by the coding sequence ATGAAACAGTTGCTTTGGATATGCGCCGGCATCCTGCTGACGTTTACGGCCGTGCTCGGAGCGTTTCACCTCTTCTACGATTACGAATACCGCAAAATCCGTCCCCTGTGCGGAGCATGGCATTCGACGCTCGACGACACGCGGCTGGTGATCGAGCCGTGCGGTGATAAATTCCGCATCACCATCACGCGCCGCGGCACGTCCGAAACACATGCTCTGCACTACAAGGATTGCGTCTATTATACGGCCTACGGCGGACGCCGGATCGATCTCTTTTACACGCCCCCGGCCGATGCACTGCTCCTCGTGCCGGGCGACGCTTTCAAACGAACCTCAAAACTCAAAAACAATGAACAGTAA
- a CDS encoding DUF4141 domain-containing protein, with amino-acid sequence MKQKIILLCLCLVCTGLSTYAQWVVSDPTNLAQGIVNSTKQVVEAAKNGSTMLQSFQETVKIYEQGKRYYDALKSVSNLVRSARKVQQCILLVGEISDIYVDGYRRMVGDENFTPAELAAIAAGYARIIEESAGELKELQDIVNPTDMSLTDKDRIDVVQRVYGVLRRHRDLARYYTRKNISISLLRAARKRDMEGVLSLYGTDEQRYW; translated from the coding sequence ATGAAACAGAAAATCATCCTGCTGTGTCTGTGCCTTGTCTGCACGGGCCTCAGCACATACGCCCAGTGGGTCGTCTCAGACCCTACGAACCTCGCGCAGGGGATCGTCAACTCCACCAAGCAGGTCGTCGAAGCCGCCAAGAACGGCTCCACCATGCTGCAAAGCTTTCAGGAAACCGTGAAGATTTATGAGCAGGGGAAGCGATACTACGACGCCCTGAAATCCGTCAGCAACCTCGTCCGCTCGGCCCGCAAGGTGCAGCAGTGCATCCTGCTCGTGGGCGAAATCTCGGACATCTACGTCGACGGTTATCGCCGCATGGTCGGCGACGAGAACTTCACGCCCGCGGAGCTCGCGGCCATCGCCGCAGGCTACGCCCGCATCATCGAGGAATCGGCCGGGGAATTGAAGGAGCTGCAGGACATCGTGAACCCTACGGATATGTCCCTGACGGACAAGGACCGGATCGACGTGGTGCAGCGCGTCTACGGCGTTCTGCGGCGCCATCGAGACCTGGCACGCTACTACACGCGCAAGAACATCTCCATATCCCTGCTGCGGGCCGCCCGGAAGCGGGACATGGAGGGTGTGCTCTCATTGTACGGAACCGACGAACAACGTTACTGGTAG
- the traJ gene encoding conjugative transposon protein TraJ — protein sequence MVHMLSLTDNLHTILRVLYDDMMALCYPMSQVAMAIAGIGALLHIAYRVWQSMAQAEPIDLFPLMRPFAIGICILFFPTLVLGSLNGILSPLVKATHSLMVGQTLDMEQWQERRERLELESREQMPPDSYYAEDEEMERELNELGLDDQTQQALDRMNEQRSSWSVKGIIFKCLAWVLELLFAAASVILDVLRTFYLVVLSLLGPIAFAISVFDGFQSTLTQWLTKYVSIYLWLPISDLFSAIIARLQSLAMRHDAELMAGGYNWYVDWSNSLNLIFMLVAVCGYLCIPSIASWVVQANGFAAYNKTVSKMTSLVSAGAGWTAGKAWAGAKGAGSAALSGGKAVGRGIMNGARLIFRK from the coding sequence ATGGTACACATGCTTTCCCTTACGGACAATCTGCATACGATTCTCCGGGTGCTTTACGACGACATGATGGCGCTGTGCTATCCGATGTCGCAGGTCGCAATGGCCATCGCAGGGATCGGGGCGCTGCTTCACATCGCCTACCGCGTCTGGCAGTCGATGGCCCAAGCCGAACCGATCGACCTCTTTCCCCTTATGCGGCCCTTCGCCATCGGCATCTGCATCCTGTTCTTCCCGACGCTCGTGCTGGGAAGCCTGAACGGCATACTTTCACCCCTGGTAAAGGCGACGCATTCGCTGATGGTCGGGCAAACACTCGACATGGAACAATGGCAGGAGCGGCGTGAGCGGCTCGAACTCGAAAGCCGCGAGCAGATGCCCCCGGACAGCTACTATGCCGAAGACGAGGAGATGGAACGCGAACTGAATGAACTGGGACTCGACGACCAGACGCAGCAGGCCCTCGATCGTATGAATGAACAGCGTTCCTCATGGTCGGTCAAAGGGATCATCTTCAAATGTCTGGCGTGGGTACTCGAACTGCTCTTCGCCGCGGCGAGCGTCATACTCGACGTGCTGAGGACTTTTTATCTGGTCGTATTGAGCCTGCTGGGGCCGATCGCCTTTGCCATCTCCGTGTTCGACGGATTTCAGTCCACGCTGACGCAATGGCTCACGAAGTATGTCTCGATCTACCTGTGGCTGCCGATCTCGGATCTTTTCTCGGCGATCATCGCACGTCTGCAAAGTCTCGCCATGCGACACGATGCCGAACTGATGGCCGGAGGCTACAACTGGTATGTGGACTGGTCGAACAGTCTGAATCTGATCTTCATGCTCGTAGCCGTCTGCGGATACCTCTGCATCCCCTCGATCGCCTCGTGGGTCGTGCAGGCGAACGGATTCGCCGCCTATAACAAGACCGTCTCGAAAATGACCTCGCTCGTAAGCGCCGGAGCCGGATGGACGGCCGGCAAAGCATGGGCCGGGGCCAAAGGCGCCGGCTCGGCGGCATTATCGGGCGGTAAGGCCGTGGGACGCGGCATCATGAACGGCGCCCGGCTTATTTTCAGAAAATAA
- the traM gene encoding conjugative transposon protein TraM yields the protein MTENKNPGNDPSAEFERLRKRKVLLFAAILGCIFLVAMWLIFRPAPVKPQEGAAGINTSVPDGKAQATVSDKRKAAEQLRSEEQQQRRMMTLGDNSFSLLDDGLKPAEEPAPADNPALRASEANRAMQRQVQGFYAAPQRNAEVEALKEQVAALQSQLDAERQQPDPLELAEEQYKLARKYLGGGVAVDEEAVEQAKQRKDSRLSVMRPVREGEVEASTLDTRADFTVERNLGFLTAAGGVAHADTPTVRACVASTQVIRAGSTVQLRLLEAVRIDGVTIPRNTPLYSLATISGMRLQVVVSSVEYGGRIFAVEAVAYDMDGQPGLNVPNSRERTALKEALASVGQTAGTSVNVTRSAGQQMLSELARGGLQASSQYVAGKLREVKITLKANHQLLLISKQQ from the coding sequence ATGACAGAAAACAAGAATCCGGGAAACGACCCCTCGGCGGAGTTCGAACGGCTGCGCAAGCGCAAGGTGCTGCTCTTCGCGGCGATCCTCGGATGCATCTTCCTCGTCGCGATGTGGCTTATATTCCGACCTGCGCCCGTCAAGCCTCAAGAAGGGGCCGCGGGGATCAACACGTCGGTTCCGGACGGCAAGGCGCAGGCCACCGTCAGCGACAAACGCAAAGCCGCGGAACAGCTCCGCAGCGAGGAGCAGCAGCAGAGACGCATGATGACACTCGGCGACAACTCGTTCTCGCTGCTGGACGACGGGCTCAAACCTGCCGAGGAGCCTGCACCGGCGGACAACCCCGCACTGCGGGCCTCCGAGGCCAACCGGGCCATGCAGCGGCAGGTGCAGGGCTTCTACGCCGCTCCGCAGCGCAATGCCGAGGTCGAAGCCCTGAAAGAGCAGGTCGCAGCCCTGCAATCCCAGCTCGACGCCGAGCGGCAGCAGCCCGATCCGCTGGAACTGGCCGAGGAGCAGTACAAGCTCGCCCGGAAGTATCTCGGCGGCGGAGTGGCCGTAGATGAAGAAGCTGTTGAGCAGGCAAAGCAGCGGAAGGATTCGCGCCTGTCGGTCATGCGGCCCGTGCGGGAGGGTGAGGTCGAAGCATCGACGCTCGACACACGGGCGGATTTCACCGTCGAACGCAACTTGGGATTTCTCACGGCGGCAGGTGGCGTCGCGCATGCCGATACTCCGACCGTCAGAGCCTGCGTCGCCTCGACGCAGGTCATACGTGCCGGAAGCACCGTGCAACTGCGGTTGCTGGAAGCCGTGCGTATCGACGGAGTGACCATCCCCCGGAATACGCCGCTATACAGTCTTGCGACGATCTCCGGAATGCGGCTGCAGGTCGTGGTGTCGTCCGTCGAATACGGCGGACGGATCTTCGCCGTCGAAGCCGTAGCTTACGACATGGACGGCCAGCCGGGGCTCAACGTCCCGAACTCCCGCGAGCGGACGGCCCTCAAAGAGGCGCTGGCATCCGTCGGGCAGACTGCCGGCACGAGCGTAAACGTCACCCGTTCGGCCGGACAGCAGATGTTGTCCGAACTGGCGCGCGGAGGATTGCAGGCTTCGTCGCAGTATGTCGCCGGGAAGCTCCGCGAGGTGAAGATAACCCTCAAAGCCAACCATCAGCTATTATTGATTTCAAAACAGCAGTAA
- the traN gene encoding conjugative transposon protein TraN: MKRDLIYLALIVAAITAVKVTARTTPETPAEIRPLRIEAGFTKTVHILFPSPVTYIDIGSMDIIAGKADGAENVVRVKAAVRNFAAETNLTVITEDGGFFTFDVHYAENPVVSTLNLTVQEPQTEGVKKPAAAGYPQPTAPASEGRVLLREVGREKPATIKRMLSDIYRQNRTDVKGIRTKKYGIGVEVLGIYVSNDVVYIHTCMYNDTNISFEVDARQFIVADKKLAKRTAQQQTPLEILRVCNDPAVVRGHQRQRTVFALPKLTIADDKVLLLEIIEKNGARHQTTEIPSREISNAKVL, translated from the coding sequence ATGAAAAGAGACCTTATTTATCTGGCCCTGATCGTCGCCGCAATCACGGCGGTAAAGGTTACGGCACGAACGACACCGGAAACGCCGGCGGAGATCCGGCCCCTGCGTATCGAAGCGGGATTCACCAAGACTGTACACATCCTCTTCCCGTCGCCCGTCACGTATATCGACATCGGCTCGATGGACATCATAGCAGGCAAGGCCGACGGGGCCGAAAACGTCGTGCGGGTGAAGGCGGCCGTGCGGAATTTCGCAGCAGAAACAAACCTGACGGTCATCACCGAAGACGGCGGATTTTTCACGTTCGATGTCCACTATGCCGAGAACCCGGTTGTCTCGACCCTCAATCTTACAGTGCAGGAACCGCAGACGGAAGGTGTGAAGAAACCGGCTGCCGCGGGCTATCCGCAGCCGACGGCCCCAGCATCCGAAGGCCGGGTGCTGCTGCGCGAGGTAGGCCGAGAGAAGCCCGCGACCATAAAACGCATGTTGAGCGACATATACCGGCAGAACCGTACGGACGTAAAGGGCATTCGCACGAAGAAGTACGGCATCGGGGTCGAGGTGCTGGGAATTTACGTCTCCAACGATGTCGTTTACATACATACTTGTATGTATAACGACACGAATATCTCTTTCGAAGTGGATGCACGACAGTTTATCGTAGCCGACAAGAAGCTCGCAAAGCGTACGGCACAGCAGCAGACACCGCTCGAAATCCTGCGCGTATGCAACGATCCGGCCGTTGTAAGGGGACATCAGCGTCAGCGGACGGTATTCGCGCTGCCCAAGCTCACAATCGCCGACGACAAGGTGCTCTTATTGGAGATCATCGAAAAGAATGGAGCCCGGCATCAGACTACCGAAATTCCGAGCCGGGAGATTTCGAATGCCAAGGTGCTATAA
- a CDS encoding DUF3440 domain-containing protein: MNVYERTQRRLKTVFDLFDNIYVSFSGGKDSGVLLNLCIDYVRRHGLQRRIGVFHMDYEIQYRDTLDYVDRMLAENTDILDVYRICVPFKVQTCTSMFRQYWRPWEESKRDIWVREMPEGCLTHLDFPFFTDEMWDYEFQNRFAEWLHARSGAARTCCLIGIRTQESFNRWRTIYSDRNHHRFAGKRWIRQWAGGGICNAYPLYDWLTTDIWTANGRFGWPYNRLYDLFYRAGVPLDSQRVASPFISPAIASLHLYKAIDPDTWGRMVGRVDGANFAALYGRTAAAGWQSARLPKGMTWERYMHFLLSTLPEPTRRNYLEKLSVSIRFWREKGGCLSEETIAKLQKAGIRIEVGDKSAYRTDKRPVRMEYLDDTDLPEFSQLPTFKRICICILKNDHACKYMGFSPNKSETQRRRKIMEKYESLLRTSDREELPEPCL; this comes from the coding sequence ATGAACGTCTACGAGCGGACACAGCGGCGGTTGAAAACGGTCTTCGACCTTTTCGACAACATCTACGTCTCCTTCTCCGGCGGCAAGGACAGCGGCGTGCTACTCAACCTTTGCATCGACTACGTCCGGCGGCACGGACTACAGCGCCGGATTGGGGTCTTCCATATGGATTACGAAATCCAGTACCGCGATACGCTCGACTATGTGGACCGCATGCTGGCCGAGAACACCGATATCCTCGATGTATACCGGATCTGCGTGCCGTTCAAGGTCCAGACCTGCACCTCGATGTTCCGGCAATACTGGCGGCCGTGGGAGGAGTCGAAGCGGGACATCTGGGTGCGGGAGATGCCTGAGGGATGCCTTACGCATCTAGATTTCCCGTTCTTCACCGACGAAATGTGGGATTACGAATTCCAGAACCGCTTCGCCGAATGGCTCCACGCACGCAGCGGTGCGGCGCGCACGTGCTGTCTGATCGGCATCCGCACGCAGGAGAGCTTCAACCGCTGGCGCACGATTTACAGCGACCGCAACCACCATCGGTTCGCCGGAAAACGGTGGATACGCCAGTGGGCCGGCGGCGGCATCTGCAACGCCTATCCGCTCTACGACTGGCTGACGACCGACATCTGGACGGCGAACGGTCGTTTCGGCTGGCCCTACAACCGGCTGTACGACCTCTTCTACCGGGCCGGCGTGCCGCTCGACAGTCAGCGCGTGGCCAGTCCGTTCATCTCGCCGGCCATCGCCAGCCTGCACCTCTACAAAGCCATCGATCCGGATACGTGGGGACGCATGGTCGGCCGGGTCGACGGGGCCAATTTCGCGGCGCTGTACGGCAGGACGGCGGCAGCCGGATGGCAGTCGGCGCGCCTGCCGAAAGGAATGACATGGGAGCGCTACATGCACTTCCTGCTCTCGACCCTTCCGGAGCCGACGCGGCGCAACTATCTGGAAAAACTATCCGTAAGCATCCGCTTCTGGCGCGAAAAGGGCGGATGTCTCTCCGAGGAAACCATCGCCAAACTGCAAAAGGCCGGCATCCGCATCGAAGTAGGCGACAAAAGCGCCTACCGCACCGACAAGCGTCCGGTGCGCATGGAGTATCTCGACGACACGGACCTGCCGGAATTCAGCCAGCTGCCCACGTTCAAACGCATCTGCATCTGCATCCTGAAAAACGACCACGCCTGCAAATACATGGGTTTTTCGCCCAACAAAAGCGAAACGCAGCGCCGCAGGAAAATCATGGAAAAATATGAATCGCTATTACGAACATCCGACCGAGAAGAACTTCCGGAGCCCTGTCTATAA
- a CDS encoding IbrB-like domain-containing protein, which produces MNRYYEHPTEKNFRSPVYNVRAVPVEKIVANSYNPNVVAPPEMKLLELSIWEDGYTMPCVCYYDAERDCYELVDGYHRYLVLKTSKRIYERERGLLPVTVIEKDLSNRMASTIRHNRARGTHNVELMSEIVAELTRARMSDQWIMRHIGMDRDELLRLKQITGLAELFSDKEFSLGDADEDTVEFVL; this is translated from the coding sequence ATGAATCGCTATTACGAACATCCGACCGAGAAGAACTTCCGGAGCCCTGTCTATAACGTCCGCGCCGTACCGGTGGAGAAGATCGTGGCGAACAGCTACAACCCCAATGTCGTGGCGCCGCCCGAAATGAAACTGCTGGAACTGTCGATCTGGGAAGACGGCTACACGATGCCGTGCGTCTGCTATTACGACGCCGAAAGGGACTGTTACGAACTGGTGGACGGCTACCACCGCTATCTGGTGCTCAAAACCTCGAAGCGCATCTACGAACGCGAACGGGGGCTGCTGCCCGTCACCGTGATCGAAAAGGACCTTTCGAACCGCATGGCCTCGACCATCCGCCACAACCGGGCGCGGGGAACGCACAACGTCGAGCTGATGAGCGAGATCGTCGCCGAACTGACCCGCGCGCGGATGTCCGACCAGTGGATCATGCGTCATATCGGCATGGACCGCGACGAGTTGCTGCGATTGAAACAGATCACGGGCCTCGCCGAACTCTTCTCCGACAAGGAGTTCAGCCTCGGCGATGCCGACGAGGACACGGTCGAATTTGTGCTATAA
- a CDS encoding SOS response-associated peptidase, whose amino-acid sequence MCFFTSLSANAAAVAKRYGKQLDIIEAARQVLAEQEQDARARQDAGSEHRMSVYDVRLAEEIYVIPAYAEPHCVIVSGSEELQVMQWGLIPRTAKPGDAQRYDRENLFKNARAETLFEKWPWRMLWQHNRCIIPVTGFYEPHRLPNGKAQYYYTTLKDQELFSIAGLWDEWTHPQTGEKVLSFVLITTEANAMMRKIHNGGGNPFRMPKILTQEQEKRWLDPSIASEEAVAALLTVYPEKEMTAWPVRPKFNYGDPYDEGIIEPVAEMQTLGL is encoded by the coding sequence ATGTGTTTTTTCACCTCTCTGTCAGCAAATGCAGCGGCCGTAGCCAAAAGGTACGGTAAGCAGTTGGATATTATCGAAGCTGCCCGGCAGGTACTCGCCGAGCAGGAACAGGACGCAAGGGCCCGTCAGGACGCCGGATCCGAACATAGGATGAGCGTTTACGACGTTCGGCTGGCCGAGGAGATCTACGTCATTCCCGCCTATGCCGAGCCGCACTGCGTTATCGTTTCGGGCTCGGAGGAACTTCAGGTCATGCAGTGGGGGCTGATTCCGCGGACGGCGAAGCCCGGAGATGCTCAGCGTTACGACCGGGAGAATCTGTTCAAGAACGCACGGGCCGAGACGCTTTTCGAGAAATGGCCGTGGCGAATGCTGTGGCAGCATAACCGGTGCATCATCCCCGTAACCGGATTCTACGAGCCGCACAGACTGCCGAACGGAAAGGCGCAGTATTACTATACCACTTTAAAGGATCAGGAATTATTCTCCATCGCCGGGCTCTGGGACGAGTGGACGCATCCGCAGACCGGAGAAAAAGTGCTGTCGTTCGTGCTGATAACGACCGAAGCGAACGCCATGATGCGGAAGATCCATAACGGCGGAGGCAATCCGTTCCGGATGCCGAAGATACTAACCCAAGAGCAGGAGAAGCGCTGGCTCGACCCGTCCATCGCATCCGAGGAGGCCGTCGCGGCCCTGCTGACCGTATACCCCGAAAAGGAGATGACAGCATGGCCCGTGCGGCCGAAGTTCAACTACGGAGACCCTTACGACGAAGGAATTATAGAGCCGGTCGCGGAAATGCAGACGCTCGGACTCTGA
- a CDS encoding Y-family DNA polymerase has product MSRKLLPLNPRQMVGLADGNSFYCSCEESMQPWLHGKPIIVASNNDGCAIAMNRPAKRYVRMGDALFQIADTIREHGIVTFSSNYELYGDMSNRMHSIWASFVPNLEIYSIDEAFLDFTGMEGFDFEKLGREIIRTTRRGIGIPICLGIAPTKVLAKAANKLAKTDDARRGLYIIDTEEKRVEALKKLPIGDVWGIGRRHEKRLTAMGVRTAYDFSVLPREWVRRNMTVVGDRLWREMNGTPCISLELAPPDKQEICTSRAFGKMTSDFNEVKAAVVRYLSSSAHKLRDQHSYARRIYVGIETNPFNENQRQTFRGLQIEFPVPTDNTFEMVPYAMTLLRAIWPAYAPGERPFLFKRATVTLSDLIPAEALQLNMFHHRPDIGQLRHLQAAVDEVNGPLNLDSRLVVLGAELTGQNNTRLRREMLSKCPTTKWSDRIDIAI; this is encoded by the coding sequence ATGAGCCGGAAGCTGTTGCCCCTGAATCCCCGCCAGATGGTCGGCCTTGCCGACGGGAATTCATTTTACTGCTCCTGCGAGGAGTCCATGCAGCCGTGGCTGCACGGAAAGCCCATTATCGTGGCCTCGAACAACGACGGCTGTGCGATAGCCATGAACCGGCCGGCGAAGCGATACGTCAGGATGGGTGACGCGCTGTTTCAGATAGCAGACACCATCCGGGAACACGGCATCGTTACGTTCTCCTCGAACTACGAGCTCTACGGCGACATGAGCAACCGCATGCACAGCATTTGGGCCTCCTTCGTCCCCAACCTCGAAATATACAGCATCGACGAGGCCTTCCTCGACTTTACGGGAATGGAAGGCTTCGATTTCGAGAAGCTGGGGCGCGAGATCATCCGCACCACCCGGCGCGGAATCGGCATCCCGATCTGTCTGGGCATCGCCCCGACCAAAGTACTGGCCAAGGCCGCCAACAAGCTCGCCAAGACGGACGACGCCCGGCGGGGGCTCTATATCATCGATACGGAGGAGAAGCGTGTGGAGGCGTTGAAAAAACTCCCGATAGGCGATGTGTGGGGCATCGGTCGGCGGCATGAGAAGCGCCTGACGGCGATGGGTGTCCGCACGGCCTACGATTTCTCCGTGCTGCCGCGCGAGTGGGTGCGCAGGAACATGACTGTCGTTGGCGACCGCCTCTGGCGCGAGATGAACGGGACGCCCTGTATCAGTCTGGAACTGGCGCCGCCCGACAAGCAGGAGATATGCACATCGCGGGCATTTGGGAAAATGACCTCCGACTTCAACGAGGTGAAAGCCGCCGTTGTGCGCTATTTAAGTTCGTCCGCCCATAAGCTCCGTGACCAGCATTCCTATGCCCGGCGCATCTATGTCGGCATCGAAACCAATCCTTTCAACGAGAACCAGCGTCAGACCTTCCGGGGACTGCAAATCGAATTTCCCGTACCGACGGACAATACGTTCGAGATGGTGCCTTATGCCATGACGCTGCTCCGGGCGATCTGGCCGGCCTACGCCCCCGGCGAACGGCCGTTCCTGTTCAAACGCGCTACCGTCACGTTGTCGGACCTTATTCCTGCCGAAGCGCTTCAGCTCAACATGTTTCACCATAGGCCCGACATCGGGCAGCTGCGGCATTTGCAGGCCGCGGTGGACGAGGTCAACGGACCGCTGAACCTCGACAGCCGCCTCGTGGTGCTGGGTGCGGAATTGACCGGGCAGAATAATACCCGGCTGCGGCGCGAGATGCTCTCGAAATGTCCTACGACCAAATGGAGCGATCGGATAGATATTGCCATCTAA
- a CDS encoding S24 family peptidase, protein MNIHFDIYGLITTTVKSLPYVSEGIPAGFPSPAADYIGDRIDLNEVLILSPGATYYARVRDYYLVEEELEQGDGILFDTRLAPRTGDLAFCEVCGERVLKYIRKRGRELWLLGGGTDDTLPVDGDTEARVLGVVTVVIKVRRFKRRRTRLIDRLPQKEQPALFERRAIRASYFPASDVPVAGLVDLNEELIPNPISTFFGKVRGISLIEDDIEDSDSVIVDRMLEPRWGDLAVCVTSEGFTMKYVEVHDDGEIWLMPGNKDYAPIRITGENERLIWGIVTHSIRQLRTKKGGIG, encoded by the coding sequence ATGAATATTCATTTCGATATATATGGTCTTATAACGACGACCGTCAAATCGCTGCCCTACGTCAGCGAAGGCATTCCGGCAGGATTCCCTTCGCCGGCCGCGGACTATATCGGCGACCGCATCGACCTGAACGAAGTCCTCATACTGAGTCCGGGTGCGACATACTATGCCCGCGTTCGGGATTACTATCTGGTCGAGGAGGAGCTGGAGCAGGGCGACGGCATCCTTTTCGACACGCGGCTTGCACCGCGCACCGGGGACCTGGCGTTTTGCGAGGTCTGCGGCGAACGGGTGCTGAAATATATCCGCAAACGGGGGCGAGAGCTATGGCTTCTCGGCGGCGGAACGGACGACACGCTTCCTGTCGACGGCGACACCGAAGCGCGGGTGCTGGGCGTCGTTACGGTCGTCATCAAAGTCCGGAGGTTCAAGCGACGGCGCACACGCCTTATCGACCGCCTGCCGCAGAAGGAACAACCCGCGCTGTTCGAGCGGCGGGCTATCCGAGCCTCGTATTTTCCGGCGAGCGACGTTCCCGTCGCGGGGCTCGTCGACCTGAACGAAGAGCTGATTCCTAACCCGATCAGCACCTTCTTCGGGAAAGTGCGGGGCATCTCTCTGATCGAAGACGACATCGAGGACAGCGATTCGGTGATCGTGGACCGGATGCTCGAACCCCGGTGGGGCGATCTTGCCGTATGCGTCACCTCCGAAGGCTTCACCATGAAATACGTCGAGGTGCACGACGACGGGGAGATCTGGCTGATGCCCGGCAACAAGGACTATGCTCCGATTCGGATTACCGGCGAGAACGAACGGTTGATATGGGGCATCGTCACCCACTCCATCCGGCAGCTGAGGACGAAGAAAGGAGGTATAGGATGA